A DNA window from Paenibacillus sp. HWE-109 contains the following coding sequences:
- a CDS encoding carbohydrate ABC transporter permease codes for MVTVFSKQSLGGKVFDVINIIVLLLFGLLVVYPFLNLLALSFNDGTDALKGGIYLWPRQLSFSAYEFLFQDKRLLSSLSISIMRVFIGTLTCVLSTGLLAYIVTIKHFSGRKMMKVIFIITIYFSGGLIPTYLVFLGLGLTDSFNVYWIPAMFNATWMLYMASYMEGIPDSMFESARIDGASELGIFVRIAVPVSIPVCASIAIFSSVSHWNYWLDTVIYNSSGNWDTLPIYLKRLLLEVEAFEELRNPLALSEKLRGLSPTTLRAALTMIVTLPIFFVYPIMQRYFVGGLTLGAVKG; via the coding sequence ATGGTTACTGTATTCTCGAAACAATCGCTTGGGGGCAAAGTTTTTGATGTGATAAATATAATCGTTTTGCTCCTGTTTGGCTTGCTTGTTGTTTATCCTTTTTTAAACCTGCTTGCGCTGTCTTTCAATGATGGCACGGATGCCTTGAAAGGTGGTATTTACTTATGGCCGCGCCAATTGTCGTTCAGCGCTTACGAATTCCTGTTTCAGGATAAAAGACTGCTTTCCAGTTTATCGATTTCGATCATGCGGGTCTTTATTGGTACGCTAACTTGTGTGTTATCAACGGGCCTCTTGGCTTATATAGTTACGATCAAACATTTCTCGGGAAGAAAGATGATGAAAGTCATCTTTATCATAACGATCTATTTTAGCGGTGGATTAATTCCGACTTATCTGGTTTTTCTTGGATTGGGACTAACGGATTCCTTCAATGTTTACTGGATTCCTGCTATGTTTAACGCGACTTGGATGCTTTATATGGCTTCTTATATGGAAGGTATTCCTGACTCCATGTTCGAGTCGGCCAGAATCGACGGGGCAAGCGAACTTGGCATATTCGTACGGATTGCCGTGCCGGTTTCGATTCCTGTGTGCGCCTCAATTGCTATTTTTAGTTCGGTGAGCCACTGGAACTATTGGCTGGATACGGTGATCTACAATTCAAGCGGGAACTGGGACACGCTTCCCATTTATTTGAAAAGACTGCTTTTGGAAGTAGAAGCGTTCGAAGAGTTAAGAAATCCGTTAGCCCTCAGTGAAAAACTACGAGGATTATCGCCCACTACACTGCGTGCTGCCTTAACGATGATTGTTACGCTGCCGATCTTTTTCGTTTATCCGATTATGCAAAGATATTTTGTCGGCGGGCTTACGCTAGGCGCAGTCAAGGGATAA
- a CDS encoding ABC transporter permease, with translation MESSMNELNNLRTSSMLKKTKFQAFRKRFYRERQIWMLCIPILLFIAVMQYLPMLGVITAFMNYIPGTSVFKSEWVGLLHFKTFFASPDFPMIMRNTLAIGGLNILFGFPAPIILALLLNEVRSKPFRKFIQSTSYLPYFLSWVVIASITFTLFGNEGVFNEFLLRFGFSDQPISFLGEGGKYYWGIITGLGVWKNVGWNSIIYLSAITSVDPEQYDAGKVDGLGRFKSIWHITLPAIRPTIVVLWILSLGSIFTAGLEAPLLIGNSQTRDYSEVLDTYVFTYGLQLGNYSFATAIELVKSIIAVSLVFGANRFTKKVMDTSIY, from the coding sequence ATGGAGAGCAGTATGAATGAATTAAATAACCTTAGAACAAGCTCGATGCTGAAGAAGACGAAGTTTCAAGCGTTTAGGAAAAGATTCTATAGAGAGCGTCAAATCTGGATGCTTTGCATCCCGATTCTCCTCTTTATTGCGGTGATGCAGTACTTGCCTATGCTAGGCGTGATTACGGCTTTTATGAATTACATTCCTGGAACCTCTGTTTTTAAAAGTGAGTGGGTAGGCCTCCTGCATTTCAAAACATTCTTTGCCTCACCGGATTTCCCGATGATTATGCGCAATACGCTGGCCATCGGTGGGTTGAATATTTTATTTGGATTCCCAGCGCCGATCATATTGGCCTTACTGCTCAATGAAGTTCGCAGCAAGCCTTTTCGTAAATTTATTCAATCTACGTCCTACTTGCCTTATTTTCTTTCCTGGGTAGTCATTGCCAGCATTACGTTTACCTTGTTTGGCAACGAAGGGGTTTTCAACGAATTTTTGCTGCGTTTCGGCTTCAGCGACCAACCGATTTCCTTCCTGGGGGAAGGCGGCAAATATTACTGGGGGATTATCACAGGACTTGGCGTGTGGAAAAATGTTGGATGGAACTCGATCATTTATCTGTCGGCCATTACAAGTGTTGACCCTGAGCAGTATGATGCGGGGAAAGTGGATGGCCTCGGCAGATTTAAAAGCATCTGGCACATTACACTGCCTGCCATTCGTCCTACGATAGTCGTGCTGTGGATTCTGAGCTTGGGTAGTATTTTTACAGCAGGCCTAGAAGCTCCACTTTTGATCGGAAACTCGCAGACCAGGGACTATTCGGAAGTCCTGGATACATACGTCTTCACGTATGGACTTCAACTCGGAAACTATTCGTTTGCAACCGCTATTGAACTAGTAAAATCAATCATCGCGGTCAGCTTAGTATTCGGGGCCAATCGCTTTACGAAAAAAGTGATGGATACGTCTATCTACTAG
- a CDS encoding sugar ABC transporter substrate-binding protein, translating to MKKKMRVVLSTALSMSVVVGCSAQKAENKATETAAATSETKVETSKAATNEFGWEVPSKTIEFSYYYADSISPDKTKKNSDLMHKYLLEKFNVNLNKITFDAKKEDKLNLMLASNDYPEVIANMDEATVAKWVAQGKVLELGPYIDKFAPNVKSQLGDLYKTYLTNGKMYALPGYWGSLPIPDFSAHIRYDYWKELGTPKFDTPDQYYDVLKKIQEKHPKNDKGEKTYALSGFAPVTEKIVPTLAGMWGLKDGNKISSDGKITHWINTPEGLELTLFMNKVYRDGLLDPDTFINKYENMKAKMSTDRVMGFIGAWWIGWNAGHEVWQKNDPNWNEEKRFMQVSAKAASADKANLSGKNSRSTGMTVITNKAKNPEEIMKWLNFSVSDIGTRLIGWGVPNTDKSTWTFKDGKASFVESQKQAIIDSKFDYDAGDLLGMDLYNLVTSQGVTKDDGKSTYWFDQNFNDNAKWKKMMNENLKDTIYDNTVGDIKIPANDPLAITDKQVKDLLESQWAKAVLSKTEEESRTNFAALKEKLNAAGLDKIEKYKTDEYQRRLKEWK from the coding sequence TTGAAGAAAAAAATGCGAGTAGTATTATCAACGGCATTATCGATGAGTGTAGTTGTTGGTTGTTCCGCCCAGAAAGCTGAGAACAAGGCAACAGAAACAGCGGCGGCTACCAGCGAAACAAAAGTAGAAACGTCCAAAGCCGCAACGAATGAGTTTGGTTGGGAAGTACCAAGCAAAACAATTGAGTTTAGTTACTATTACGCAGATTCGATCAGCCCGGACAAGACCAAGAAGAATAGCGATCTAATGCATAAATACTTATTGGAGAAGTTCAACGTTAACTTGAATAAAATTACATTTGACGCGAAGAAAGAGGATAAGCTGAATCTGATGCTGGCCTCCAACGATTACCCTGAGGTGATCGCCAATATGGATGAGGCGACAGTAGCGAAGTGGGTCGCGCAGGGAAAAGTGCTGGAGCTTGGTCCCTATATCGACAAGTTTGCACCCAACGTCAAGTCACAGCTAGGCGATCTTTATAAAACTTACTTAACGAACGGTAAAATGTATGCCCTTCCAGGTTATTGGGGATCATTGCCGATCCCGGATTTTTCAGCTCATATTCGCTATGACTACTGGAAAGAACTTGGGACTCCTAAGTTTGATACGCCGGATCAATACTATGATGTCCTGAAGAAAATCCAGGAGAAGCATCCTAAGAATGACAAGGGTGAGAAGACGTACGCCCTTTCAGGTTTTGCGCCGGTTACAGAGAAGATCGTTCCGACCTTGGCGGGCATGTGGGGATTGAAAGACGGAAATAAGATCTCATCTGACGGAAAGATTACGCATTGGATTAACACGCCAGAGGGGCTTGAGCTTACGCTTTTCATGAACAAGGTTTATCGCGATGGCTTGCTGGATCCCGATACGTTTATCAACAAGTACGAGAACATGAAAGCCAAAATGTCAACGGATCGCGTTATGGGCTTCATCGGCGCTTGGTGGATCGGTTGGAACGCAGGCCACGAAGTTTGGCAGAAGAATGATCCGAATTGGAACGAAGAGAAACGGTTTATGCAAGTGAGTGCCAAAGCTGCCAGTGCGGATAAAGCTAATTTGTCAGGGAAGAATTCGCGAAGTACAGGTATGACTGTCATCACGAATAAGGCCAAAAATCCAGAAGAAATTATGAAATGGCTAAATTTCTCGGTCAGCGATATCGGTACAAGATTAATCGGCTGGGGAGTTCCGAATACCGACAAATCAACATGGACTTTCAAAGACGGGAAGGCGAGTTTCGTTGAATCGCAGAAACAAGCGATCATTGATTCCAAATTTGATTACGATGCTGGTGATCTGCTTGGTATGGATTTGTATAATCTGGTCACAAGCCAGGGTGTTACGAAGGATGATGGCAAAAGCACCTATTGGTTTGACCAAAACTTCAATGATAATGCCAAATGGAAAAAGATGATGAACGAGAATTTGAAGGATACGATTTATGACAATACCGTTGGGGACATCAAAATTCCGGCCAACGATCCGCTTGCCATTACAGATAAGCAAGTGAAAGATTTGCTGGAGTCGCAGTGGGCCAAGGCAGTGCTGAGCAAGACGGAGGAAGAGAGTCGAACCAACTTCGCTGCCCTGAAAGAAAAACTGAATGCGGCGGGTCTGGATAAGATTGAGAAATATAAAACCGATGAATACCAAAGAAGATTGAAAGAGTGGAAATAA
- a CDS encoding LacI family DNA-binding transcriptional regulator translates to MVTIKDIANQAQVSSATVSRVLNNDMTLQVADETRQRIIEVAKQLDYKKVKSRANKHSEPETEKKQGIGLVIWGSEQLESSDPYFMFIRQGIGRECAKQGITVNKVLFMDDWDMIIADQELDGLIVIGKVHIDLLKQLTPIQHIVSIDYVLDDDYDSVMFDLQKATRHAMDHLFQLGHQKIGYIGGISYIRTLEGKVHNIDVRQKEYEAIMREKGWFEPAYLFVNDWRTEQGYLLMKQALELDDPPTAFLIGSDPMAIAALKALHEEEIKVPDEVAIVSFDDIPLASFVSPALTTVRVLTEDMGITAVKLLVDRFNGRDVPLHVTIPTKLIIRESCGTKT, encoded by the coding sequence ATGGTAACGATTAAAGATATCGCGAATCAAGCGCAAGTTTCAAGTGCCACCGTTTCACGCGTTCTAAATAACGACATGACTTTGCAAGTTGCTGATGAGACAAGGCAGCGTATCATTGAAGTTGCCAAGCAGTTGGATTATAAAAAAGTGAAATCACGTGCAAACAAGCACAGCGAGCCAGAAACCGAGAAAAAACAAGGGATTGGGTTAGTGATCTGGGGTTCGGAGCAGTTGGAATCTTCCGATCCCTATTTCATGTTTATTCGTCAAGGCATCGGCAGAGAATGCGCCAAGCAAGGTATTACCGTTAACAAGGTGCTGTTCATGGATGATTGGGATATGATTATTGCGGATCAGGAGTTGGATGGCTTAATTGTCATCGGCAAAGTGCATATTGATTTGCTCAAACAACTGACTCCCATTCAGCACATAGTTTCAATTGATTATGTGTTGGACGACGATTATGATTCTGTGATGTTCGATTTGCAAAAGGCGACGAGACATGCCATGGATCATCTGTTCCAGCTCGGTCACCAAAAGATCGGCTACATTGGCGGGATTAGCTATATTCGCACGTTGGAAGGCAAAGTCCATAACATTGATGTCCGGCAAAAAGAATATGAAGCGATCATGCGGGAAAAAGGCTGGTTCGAACCCGCCTACTTGTTTGTGAACGACTGGCGCACCGAACAGGGCTATCTATTGATGAAGCAAGCGCTGGAATTGGACGATCCGCCGACGGCTTTCTTGATCGGCAGCGATCCCATGGCGATAGCGGCGCTGAAAGCCTTGCATGAGGAGGAAATTAAAGTGCCTGATGAGGTCGCGATTGTTAGCTTCGATGATATTCCGCTTGCCTCGTTTGTATCTCCGGCCCTTACTACGGTGAGGGTGCTGACAGAAGATATGGGGATTACGGCTGTGAAGCTGCTGGTTGACCGTTTTAACGGTCGTGATGTTCCATTGCATGTTACAATTCCTACTAAACTGATCATTCGTGAAAGCTGTGGCACCAAAACATAG
- a CDS encoding DHA2 family efflux MFS transporter permease subunit: MNGSSSNKKLIILAMALGLLMSSLDNTIVASCISKLSEDFNVFDKISWVFTAYMLAATSTMLIFGKMSDLFGRKMFYMIGIGLFLIGSALCGVAQSVDQLIWFRVIQGIGSGALFPISFTIIYTIFSDPKDAAKMSGVFGAIFGLSSVAGPQLGSFIAEHLGWRWNFYINVPIGLASMIVLMIALKETRSERKPKIDYLGTIFLVITTVSLMLALEWGGKDYAWSSWQEIGLFAVSVIFGTLFIMVELRASEPVLPLSIFKNKMVLGTSIIVFCQGVLMFSAITYLPIFTVAVLGHTNSNGVLTPMMASLIAGAILFGFLQSKFAFRTLMLVSMSMTIIVAWLLTIVSSDASSGYMILLMILLGLGAIGPLMSVAQSSIAANVDPKYMGVSSSIVGFWRSIGGIMGASIMATIVNNNLHQLITDGAAKAGIPADKISTLANPELLMRAGGTISPEIREFLQTALATAINHGFILSICIGIVGFITALFVGSSRLEASKKQQTSAVHV, from the coding sequence TTGAACGGTTCGAGTTCAAACAAGAAACTGATTATTTTAGCCATGGCGCTAGGATTATTGATGTCATCGCTGGATAACACGATTGTGGCTTCCTGCATCAGTAAATTAAGTGAGGATTTCAACGTTTTTGATAAAATTAGCTGGGTATTCACCGCCTACATGCTAGCGGCGACGAGCACGATGTTAATATTCGGGAAAATGTCTGATTTATTCGGCAGAAAAATGTTCTATATGATCGGGATTGGCCTGTTTCTAATCGGTTCCGCCTTGTGTGGTGTCGCTCAAAGTGTCGATCAGTTGATCTGGTTTCGGGTCATTCAGGGCATAGGCTCAGGCGCCTTATTCCCGATTAGTTTCACGATTATTTATACAATTTTTAGCGATCCTAAGGATGCCGCCAAAATGTCGGGGGTTTTCGGGGCGATCTTCGGACTTTCTTCTGTAGCCGGTCCTCAATTGGGCAGTTTTATTGCCGAACATCTAGGTTGGAGATGGAATTTCTATATCAATGTACCGATCGGGTTGGCTTCCATGATCGTTCTGATGATTGCGCTCAAAGAGACGCGCTCAGAACGTAAACCCAAAATCGATTATCTGGGAACAATCTTCCTTGTCATCACAACCGTTTCCTTGATGCTGGCTCTGGAGTGGGGCGGCAAGGATTATGCGTGGAGCTCCTGGCAGGAAATCGGCTTATTCGCTGTATCGGTCATCTTTGGAACTCTGTTTATTATGGTCGAACTGCGTGCTTCCGAGCCCGTACTCCCGCTGAGCATCTTCAAAAATAAAATGGTTCTCGGAACCAGCATCATCGTCTTCTGCCAAGGTGTGCTGATGTTCTCAGCCATCACGTATCTCCCAATCTTTACGGTGGCTGTGTTAGGCCACACGAATTCGAATGGCGTACTTACGCCAATGATGGCTTCTTTAATAGCTGGAGCGATCCTCTTCGGCTTCCTGCAATCCAAATTTGCATTCCGCACGCTGATGCTTGTCAGTATGTCGATGACGATTATCGTCGCGTGGCTGTTGACCATTGTGAGCAGCGATGCTTCCAGTGGCTATATGATCCTCCTTATGATTTTGCTTGGTTTGGGAGCGATCGGACCGCTGATGAGTGTCGCGCAAAGTTCGATTGCAGCGAATGTAGATCCCAAATATATGGGCGTCAGCTCCTCGATCGTCGGCTTCTGGCGCAGCATTGGCGGTATCATGGGCGCTTCGATTATGGCGACGATTGTGAACAATAATCTCCATCAATTGATCACTGATGGCGCGGCTAAAGCGGGTATTCCTGCGGATAAAATTAGTACGCTGGCGAACCCGGAGCTGCTCATGCGGGCAGGCGGTACAATCTCGCCAGAAATTCGCGAGTTTCTACAGACTGCTCTGGCAACAGCCATCAATCACGGTTTTATTCTCAGCATCTGCATTGGCATCGTGGGCTTCATTACCGCGTTGTTCGTGGGATCGAGCCGACTTGAGGCGAGCAAGAAACAGCAGACCAGCGCTGTACATGTGTAA
- a CDS encoding LacI family DNA-binding transcriptional regulator, with translation MMIATIKDIAKMARVSSATVSRVLNSDTTFHVPEETRIRIMETAVKLNYRRSERKQKLVSPDMQDLKFGLLIWCSEQMEYSDPFYLSIRQGIEKECVKYGISISRVFRFIDETSTDIDASQLDGLFVIGKVHLDIIHKTTQTPNIVSIDYVLSEEYDSVMFDLPKATKQALTHLLQLGHQKIGYIGGISYIRTLEGKIFNTDARQKEFEVILKEHNVFNPSYVFAGDWRPEVGYQLMKQALEAEDVPTAFVIGSDPMAIAALKAVSESAYQVPNDIAIVSIDDIELASFVTPPLTSVKVFMEEMGETAVKLMVDRLKGRERALHVTIPTKLRIRTSCGANAQ, from the coding sequence ATGATGATCGCCACGATTAAAGATATCGCCAAAATGGCGAGGGTTTCCTCAGCAACGGTTTCAAGGGTGCTCAACAGCGATACCACCTTTCATGTACCCGAAGAAACGAGGATTCGCATTATGGAGACCGCCGTTAAGTTGAATTATCGCAGAAGTGAGCGGAAACAGAAACTGGTATCACCGGATATGCAGGACTTGAAGTTTGGCTTATTGATCTGGTGTTCTGAGCAGATGGAATACTCGGATCCCTTTTACTTGTCAATTCGGCAGGGGATTGAGAAGGAGTGCGTCAAATATGGGATTAGCATAAGCAGAGTATTCCGATTCATAGATGAAACTAGTACGGATATCGATGCAAGTCAGTTGGATGGATTATTCGTAATTGGCAAAGTTCATCTGGATATCATCCATAAAACGACGCAAACGCCTAATATCGTTTCGATTGATTATGTATTAAGTGAAGAGTATGACTCCGTGATGTTTGATTTGCCCAAGGCGACAAAGCAGGCTTTGACGCATTTGCTTCAACTTGGGCATCAAAAGATCGGTTATATTGGCGGTATCAGCTACATCCGAACCCTAGAAGGAAAAATATTTAATACAGATGCTAGGCAAAAAGAGTTTGAAGTTATCTTGAAAGAGCACAATGTATTCAACCCAAGCTATGTGTTTGCCGGAGATTGGCGCCCGGAAGTAGGCTATCAATTAATGAAACAAGCTCTGGAGGCAGAAGATGTGCCTACCGCTTTTGTAATTGGCAGTGACCCCATGGCGATAGCTGCGCTTAAAGCAGTGAGCGAATCCGCTTATCAAGTGCCCAACGATATAGCCATTGTCAGTATTGATGATATAGAACTTGCCTCCTTCGTGACTCCGCCTTTAACAAGTGTCAAAGTGTTTATGGAGGAAATGGGAGAAACAGCCGTGAAGCTAATGGTTGACCGTCTGAAAGGACGTGAACGGGCGTTGCATGTAACCATTCCAACGAAGCTTAGAATAAGAACAAGCTGTGGCGCGAACGCACAGTAA
- a CDS encoding PadR family transcriptional regulator encodes MNSQDVILGMLMKRSLSGYEIKQLFESLFSYFYNSSYGTIYPMLHRLEKDELITKENVLQEGKPNKNVYTITDKGKIQFTDYLLSPVESDSVKSDFLMRLYFGQHVGYDKVLSWLTKEQVHAQKQFDDLSEKYALYSDQMHPAQIICIQIGIKEYQAKLEVIREGIASIQQCQLEERD; translated from the coding sequence ATGAACAGTCAGGATGTCATTCTAGGTATGCTTATGAAACGCTCGTTATCAGGCTACGAAATCAAACAACTATTTGAAAGCTTATTCTCCTATTTCTATAACTCGAGCTACGGTACGATTTATCCGATGCTTCACCGTTTGGAGAAGGATGAGCTGATAACGAAGGAAAACGTGCTCCAAGAAGGGAAACCGAATAAAAATGTGTACACCATCACGGACAAAGGGAAAATCCAATTTACAGACTATTTATTAAGTCCTGTGGAGTCCGATAGTGTGAAATCTGATTTTTTGATGAGACTTTATTTTGGTCAACATGTTGGCTATGACAAAGTGCTGTCCTGGCTGACGAAGGAGCAAGTACATGCTCAGAAGCAATTTGATGATTTAAGTGAAAAATATGCGCTTTACAGTGATCAAATGCATCCTGCCCAAATTATTTGCATCCAAATCGGGATCAAGGAATATCAGGCGAAGCTGGAAGTGATTCGCGAGGGTATAGCTAGCATTCAACAATGCCAACTAGAGGAGAGGGATTAG
- a CDS encoding glycoside hydrolase family 36 protein, with amino-acid sequence MKPTVLNEIQLTVGTYHFQLVGCNDQFRGSLTSTTVQEGVELIHIKLEGDSLQQPPAIELVWFHPGIDIQGSWYPSAYRSKRLRVDWEDGVVSKSTYSAPVFSLFNVLGSNRLTFAFSDALNSVALSAGVNEETATFRCGVKLFVEPIAPLSVYEATLRLDSREVPYYESLNDVQKWWATLPGYTPAVVPESAKLPMYSTWYSFHQQFTSEGIEQECRLAKQIGCEAVIVDDGWQTSDHTRGYAFCGDWEVCAEKIPDMRSHVASVHRMGLKYLLWYSVPFVGFKSRNWERFKTKMLKTVDSLQTGVLDPRYPDVRDFIIDLYETALTEWDLDGFKLDFIDSFVGTEETIYKIDSEMDYISIPEAVDCLMSNIIDRLRFIKPEVMIEFRQNYIGPLMRKYGNMFRAMDCPNDAIENRVRTLDIRLISGNTAVHSDMVMWHPHEMVESSALQIVNTLFSVPQLSVKLDGLPEEHLQMVRFWLTFWREHRDVLVDGRIMPQHPDFLFPLVIADTAAKRVVCAYGDVTVRPGGNPPELVLFVNGTLNSRLNVELEEDWGSRWLEVRDCKGQLVKKELVELNAGIHRLEIPPCGVAAVYE; translated from the coding sequence ATGAAACCAACAGTTTTGAACGAAATCCAATTAACCGTAGGCACGTATCATTTTCAATTAGTAGGCTGCAATGATCAATTTCGCGGCTCGCTAACTTCGACGACGGTTCAAGAAGGTGTAGAACTCATTCACATTAAGTTGGAAGGTGACAGCCTGCAGCAGCCGCCAGCAATCGAATTGGTCTGGTTTCATCCAGGCATAGATATTCAGGGAAGTTGGTACCCTAGCGCCTATCGTTCCAAGAGACTGCGTGTGGACTGGGAAGATGGAGTTGTTTCCAAATCAACCTATTCGGCGCCTGTCTTTAGTTTGTTCAATGTGCTGGGCAGCAACCGTCTCACCTTTGCTTTCTCGGATGCGCTTAATTCTGTCGCCTTATCGGCTGGCGTCAATGAGGAGACTGCGACTTTCCGCTGTGGAGTCAAATTATTTGTTGAACCAATCGCGCCTCTATCTGTGTATGAAGCGACTTTGCGATTGGATTCCAGGGAAGTGCCATATTATGAAAGCTTGAACGATGTTCAGAAGTGGTGGGCAACGCTCCCAGGTTACACGCCAGCTGTTGTGCCTGAGTCAGCTAAATTACCGATGTACTCCACTTGGTATAGCTTTCATCAGCAGTTTACATCAGAGGGGATCGAGCAAGAGTGCAGGTTAGCGAAACAAATAGGTTGTGAAGCCGTCATTGTAGACGATGGCTGGCAAACGTCTGATCATACTCGCGGCTATGCATTTTGCGGAGACTGGGAAGTGTGCGCAGAGAAGATTCCGGATATGAGATCCCATGTTGCCAGCGTTCATAGAATGGGGTTGAAGTATTTGTTGTGGTACTCGGTGCCATTTGTGGGCTTCAAGAGCCGAAATTGGGAGCGCTTTAAAACGAAAATGCTAAAGACGGTCGATAGCTTGCAAACGGGTGTGCTCGACCCGCGATATCCTGATGTCCGGGACTTCATTATTGACCTGTATGAAACAGCGCTGACGGAATGGGATTTGGATGGCTTTAAACTTGATTTTATCGATAGTTTTGTGGGGACGGAAGAGACGATTTACAAGATCGATAGCGAGATGGATTATATCTCGATTCCTGAAGCTGTTGACTGCTTAATGAGCAATATCATCGACAGATTGAGGTTCATTAAGCCTGAGGTCATGATCGAGTTCCGCCAGAATTACATCGGTCCGTTAATGAGGAAATATGGAAACATGTTTAGGGCTATGGATTGTCCGAATGATGCGATCGAAAATAGAGTCAGGACACTGGATATTCGGTTAATCAGCGGAAATACGGCTGTGCATTCCGATATGGTGATGTGGCATCCGCACGAAATGGTTGAAAGTTCAGCGCTGCAAATCGTGAACACTTTATTTTCTGTTCCGCAACTATCCGTTAAGCTGGATGGTCTTCCTGAGGAGCATCTGCAAATGGTACGGTTTTGGCTGACTTTTTGGAGAGAGCATCGCGATGTGTTGGTAGACGGACGGATAATGCCGCAGCATCCAGACTTTCTCTTTCCTCTGGTCATCGCCGATACAGCTGCCAAAAGAGTCGTTTGCGCTTATGGAGATGTTACTGTTCGACCCGGCGGCAATCCTCCTGAACTGGTTCTGTTCGTGAACGGAACACTGAATTCGCGGCTGAATGTGGAGCTTGAAGAGGATTGGGGCAGCAGATGGTTGGAGGTTCGAGATTGCAAAGGGCAATTGGTGAAAAAGGAACTTGTGGAATTGAATGCTGGCATTCATCGTTTGGAAATTCCTCCTTGCGGTGTGGCAGCTGTATATGAATAG
- a CDS encoding alpha-glucosidase/alpha-galactosidase yields MSKITFLGAGSTIFAKNVLGDCMLTPALQGFELALFDIDAERLKDSENMLIHLKQTLGSTCRVKSYSDRKEALRGAAYVVNAIQVGGYDPCTITDFEIPKKYGLRQTIADTVGIGGIFRNLRTIPVMLDFAKDIQEVCPDALFLNYTNPMAVLTNVMNTYGGVETVGLCHSVQVCVPHIFEHLGMDHQGVQWKIAGINHMAWLLEVTKDGIDLYPEIKERAREKQKEKHDDMVRFEMMLRFGYYITESSEHNAEYHPYFIKRQYPELVDRFHIPLDEYPRRCVNQINRWKTMREELVSNTSLTHKRTLEYASYIFEAMETNNPFKIGGNVMNTGLITNLPKEACVEVPCLVDSSGVNPTYVGDLPPQCAALNRTNINTQLLTIEAAMTGKKEHIYHAALLDPHTAAELSIDDTVALCDELIEAHGNWLPAYK; encoded by the coding sequence ATGTCCAAAATTACTTTCTTAGGTGCGGGAAGCACCATATTCGCCAAAAACGTGTTAGGAGACTGCATGCTGACGCCAGCGCTTCAAGGCTTCGAACTTGCGCTGTTTGATATTGATGCGGAACGGTTGAAAGACTCGGAAAACATGCTTATTCATTTAAAGCAGACTTTGGGAAGCACATGTAGAGTCAAGTCGTACTCAGATCGCAAGGAAGCCTTGCGTGGGGCTGCTTATGTGGTTAATGCGATTCAAGTAGGGGGCTATGATCCGTGTACGATAACCGATTTTGAAATTCCCAAAAAGTACGGCTTGCGTCAAACGATTGCGGATACCGTCGGCATTGGCGGGATTTTTCGCAATTTGCGTACCATTCCGGTCATGCTGGATTTCGCCAAAGATATTCAGGAAGTATGTCCGGATGCCCTGTTTTTGAATTATACGAATCCGATGGCTGTATTGACGAATGTGATGAACACTTATGGCGGTGTGGAAACGGTTGGTTTGTGCCATAGTGTCCAGGTCTGCGTACCTCATATTTTCGAACATCTGGGGATGGACCATCAAGGTGTGCAGTGGAAAATTGCAGGCATTAATCATATGGCATGGCTGCTGGAAGTTACCAAAGACGGTATCGATTTATATCCGGAAATCAAAGAACGTGCACGTGAGAAGCAGAAAGAAAAGCATGATGACATGGTTCGTTTTGAAATGATGCTTAGGTTCGGTTATTACATTACGGAATCTTCCGAGCACAATGCGGAGTACCATCCATATTTCATCAAACGGCAGTATCCGGAGCTTGTTGATCGATTTCATATTCCGCTTGATGAATACCCCCGCCGCTGCGTCAACCAGATAAATCGCTGGAAAACGATGCGCGAAGAACTTGTTAGTAACACGAGTTTGACGCATAAGAGAACGCTTGAATACGCCTCATACATCTTTGAAGCGATGGAAACGAACAATCCATTCAAAATCGGCGGGAATGTGATGAATACTGGTTTGATTACTAACCTGCCCAAAGAAGCTTGCGTGGAAGTTCCATGTTTGGTTGATTCAAGCGGCGTGAATCCGACCTATGTGGGGGATTTGCCTCCGCAATGCGCAGCACTCAACAGAACGAATATTAATACGCAACTCTTAACCATAGAGGCGGCGATGACCGGGAAGAAAGAGCATATCTATCACGCGGCATTACTAGATCCACACACGGCTGCAGAACTGTCGATCGACGATACGGTGGCGCTGTGCGACGAGCTTATCGAAGCACATGGAAATTGGCTTCCAGCTTATAAATAA